The DNA window CGATAAACTCATTTTGCTATACAATGTTTAACGCAGGATTTCTAGTGATTTGAAGTGGCTTTTTCTAAAAATAAATCCTGCGTAAACGGCATATTGCTATGCACGTTTACTGCAGGATTTTAATTTATGCTATATCCAGTGCATGGAATAAAGATTTCCCCAATAATTATATATCAGATATAAATTTTTATCTATGCTACATCCTATATATGGTTATCTTCTAGAAAATCATATATAGGATTATAATCTTTCATTTATATAATTTCCTGAGTATGCCGAGGAACTTATAAAAGAAATAGTCTCCTGAATATGATTTAATTCAGATCGATAATCATTGCTGCTTTTGCCGGAACTTCTATTTTATCTGTCCAGTTAAGTGCATTTCCTGAAATAATATCTGTACCGGAACGATGATTGCCCAAACATTCAGCAAAGCGGATGGTTTGCAACTCTTGTTTATCTTTGTTGTTATTGAGAATAACCATAACCTTCTTATCTCCTTTGATTCTAAAGTAGACATATACACCATTCTGTGGAGCGAATTGAGTCATTGTTCCGTGCTTAACGGCATCATTGGTTTTACGCCAGTTCTGAATACGCTTCATATAATCGAGTGCTTCAATCTGGTCGTTTGTCAGGCCTTGTCTTGTAAAAATGCTGACTTTATCTTCTGCCCAGCCACCGGGGAAGTCTTTACGCATAACACCATCGCCGCTTCCTTTTACTCCTGTCATCAGAGCTTCTGTCCCGGCATACATCTGTGGAGTTCCACGGGTGGTAAGCAAAAAGGCCATTGCCAACTTATAAACTTTAAGATCTTCTTTTATTAGCGTGTAAAAACGTGAAGTGTCGTGATTGTCTCCAAAAATCATGATGTTCATTGGGTTAGCCATCAGGAAGTCCTGGCTGAATATATCGTACAGACGATTCATTCCGGTGTCTCCCCATCCGTCACCTTCTGCAAAAGCTGTAGGGATAGCATTGTGAAGAGGGAAGTCCATTATAGTAGAAAGATTTGAATTATACTTATCCAGATTGGGAGCATCTTTCTGCCAGTAAGATGTCATGGAAGGATAACTGAGCCATACTTCACCAACCATATTAGAATGTGGATATTCTGCAAGTATTTGTTTGGCCCATTCGCTTACAAATTGCTTGTCCGGATACTGATGTGTATCGCTTCGTACACCGCTTAGACCAGCATATTCAATCCACCAGATAGAATTCTGAATCAAGTAAGTGGCTAAGAATGGATTTCTTTGATTCAGATCGGGCATTGATTCGGCAAACCATCCATCCGACATACCTTTTGAATCAATCTCTGCTTTGTGAGGATCAAAGACTGTTGTGCCCTTGAAATTGCATATCTTCATGTCTGGATAGTTGTTTATCCAATCGTTTGATGGCAGGTCTTTGTATATCCACCAATCTTTTCCGCTATGGTTTACAATGTAGTCTATAATCAGCTTAATGTTTCTTTTTTTGCATTCATCAGATAGTTTTTTGTATAACTCATTGCTACCGTGACGCGGATCAATTTTATAATAATCGGTAGTTGCATATCCATGATAAGAAGTTGATGAAGCATTGTTTTCAACCACAGGAGTAAGCCACAAAGCAGTATATCCCATAGATGAAATGTAATCCAGATTATTAATGATTCCCTGAATATCTCCTCCGTGGCGGGCATCCGGATTTTGTCTGTCGGTTCCATCAGGATAGCCCTTTACGAAATCGTTTTTTGTGTCGCCGTTTACAAACCTGTCGGGCATTATTTCGTAGATAACATCTCCACTGTTAAATCCTTCGCGATTGGCAGATGCTTGTTCACGAGCCTTTAACTCATATTGATAGGTTGCAAACTTTTTATTGTTTTGCAGAAAGGTGATATTAAACTTTCCAGCTTTGGCAACAAGAGAATCAATGGACAGGTCAATAAACAGATAGTTTGGATTAGCAACTTTGTTCACTTTCGTAATCTTAACTCCGGGATAGTTTATTGAAACCTGATTCTTTGAAATGTCTTTGCCATACACTAGTAATTGTAAATTCGGGTTTTTCATACCTACCCACCAGAAGGTAGGTTCAACTTTTTCGACCTGAGCATAGAGGCTCGTTACGAAAAATAGAGATAATAGAAATAATAGTTTTTTCATTGTAAATAAATTGAAGTTATAATTTATAGTAACTGTTTTTTAATGTCATATTTTTAAATCAGCTTTTTAATTCCTTTATAATCGATGTAATAGATTATTCTCAACGATAAATTGTTGAGCAGAGAATGAGAAAAAACGTTTTTCAGATTATTGAAATAGTCTGTTTTTCTGTTCTGATCCGTAAATGAATAGTAGTTTTTCCAGACTACAGATAGCTCGCTTCCCGGTAAGAATTGCCAGATATACGAAACATCGGAGTTAAACAGGCTGACATTCGTATCATAGTTTCTTTTGGTTTCATTGTGTTGCATGTCGCCATTGTGCTTCAGAAGATAATATTCCTGATAGCGAACGTTCGACCAGTAATGCCTTAGTCTTAGGTTGAGCGAACTTTTGTTGGATAAGGAATATTTTACGGTGAAAATATTGTCCATCTCGGAAATGTTTCGCCTGCCAAAGAAGATGGAATCATTGACGTTATTTTTGTCTACGTAACCAATGGCATTTTGCAGGAATGACCATGTAGCTTTATAATCGAATGAAAGACGATCGTTTACTAGATATCTTGGATGAAAAGTCAGGTAGGACGAGCTCTTATGATAACGTGTAGCCTGCCAGTAACCAACCAGAGCTGTGAAGGCTAATTTCTTACGCCAATCCGATGAATACTCAATACCTCCGTAGGCTGCAGTAGGTTCCATATATTTCCATCCTTCCACACGAGGCTCAAAATGATCGAACTTCTTAACCGGAGTGGCGCTAGCATAAAACTTCAGGTAACTTAGAGACTTAAAGACAAACTTCAGATTTGCCGAAAGTTCAAAACGGCCGTATTGAAGAGGCTTATAAAGACTTTCGTGAGTCATATCCAGCTCCGCAGTTATTTCGTTGAAATGTTTGCTTGGTGTGAAACGATAGTATTGCAATTTCAGGATGTTTGTAATTAGATTGTTGTTCTCCAAATAACCAAAGTCACGTGGATTATAAGTTTTACTTAGTATACTGTTGTCCAGCTCAAACCGGAAAGTTCCTTTTATCTTGGCAATATTAAGGTTGAAACGTTGTCCGAACTGATTGGAAACATCGCTCTCTTCTTTATCATGGATATAACTTAAAAAAGCATCTCCTGATAACACATATTCAGGAAAGCTATATTTGAAATCGAATCCCGATACATTGGCCATATGGTGATCTTCCGGCATCGTAACGTTGGTATTAACCCAACTGATATACGATTCCTTACCAATAACCTTATCGGCTACCAGTAAGTTGTAGTTGCTTACCCCTTGTGTATCGATATGTCGAATGTTACCGGTAAGGCTATCTTTGACTACTGCCGATTGTTGTTGTGTTATGGCATTCAGCATCCCGAATCCCCAACCATTTGAAGTATAGCCAGATATTTTGGTAGCGTTGTATAGACTTGTCTCAGCAGGATTCTTTAAAATTACCTCGTTGGTGTTTAGCTGTGCCGATACTTTATTGTTATTACGAGGTTGCCCGCCTATACGTCGTGAATAAAAGATATCTCCCTTGCTGAAGAGTTCTGTTCCTTCGGTGAAGAATTGTCGTTTCTCATCGTATTTGGTTTCAACAGACGTCAGATTAAGAATATTATCATCAGCTCTGGTTTGTCCAAAATCGGGGATTAGCATCATGTCGAGAGTAAAACTTTCATTAAGACCATATTTAAAGTCCATACCTCCTTTGAAAGATAACTTATTCTTGTCGTAATACGTTGTCATATATGGCATCAGCGATAGTCGGGTAGGGGGATTAATGTTTTTTAGCCCATGCATTTCTCCAGCCTGGTTGAGCCATCCGTTTTTGTTTTTATCTACAAAGTTCCATGTAATGGCTTCTCCATTACGCTTTATTAAACGGAAGAAGTTTATTTCCCATAATTGAATATCCTTCTTGGGAAACCGGATGGCTGAGAATGGAATTTCCATTTCTGCAATCCAGCCTTGTTTCGTTTTTACCACAGCACTTTTCCAAACAGCATCCCAGGTTTTGTGCATGGCATTCAAATCATTTTTGGAATCCATCTGTACACCAGCGGCCGATACCATAAATTCAGTTGAATTAAGACCATTATTATACGGATTTATCTCTACCGAGAAGAGGTCGGCATTAGCTTCATCGCCAGAATCCCGTTCGGCTAGTTCCGAGAAAATAGAATCGGGTTTACTGTCATAGAGTATTGCCAGTACGTAAATGGAATTATCATCATATAGCATCTTCACTTCTGTTTTCTGTGAAGGCTTGCCTCCATTAACCGGACTTTGCTGTATAAAGTCGGCAATGGGTTGAACCTCTTCCCAGGCTTTATCGTTGCACAAAGCGTCAATCTTTGGTGCTATTGCCGTTTTGGTTATGGTGAACTGTTTACGAAGAGGCATTCCTTTTCCCCATGCAGACAATGACAACAAGCATGTTAATAGCAAGCATATAAAATGAAGATGTTTTCGCATAGCTATAGTATCAGAATTGTTAATAACAGATTTACGCACCAAAGGAAATAATTATTTATTTCAGATAAAAAGTATTTATGCTGATGCCGTTTTTTTTATGCAAACGAATAATAAATCGCACTTTGGCATAAAAACAGAGATACATGTAGTCGTTAATATTGTTGGAAACAACAAAAAAGGTTACTTTTGTTTAAGTCTATAAATATGAATAAATACAAGATATATGTCATCAGTGTTTAACCTTCTCAATAGCCGTAAACGTGTTTTGTTCCATATAGCCTATTGGATAAGCGTTGTTTTGTTCTTTACCTTTTCGTGGGGTACGCGTTATAATAATTACTGTGTGTGTTTTTATAACGAGCTGGCGTTTTTGCCGGTGAAACTAGGCGTAACATATTTTGGCCTGTATTATGTAATTCCTAAACTATTGCTTCAACAAAAGTATTATCGTTCGGCTTTTGCCTGTGTACTGATGATGGCCGTTGGCGGTATGTTACAAAGAAGCCTTTCTTATTACTCCTTTATCCCATTACTGGGTATGTCAGATCCAAAAGCATCATTGTTCGATCCTACCGAAGTGCTTCATCATGTAATCAATATTAATACGGTGATGATTATACCTTTTGCTATCAAGCTTTACAGCTATTCGCTGGAAAAGGAGAACCGCATTCTCTCATTGTTACACGAAAAAACTCAGGCGGAGTTACAATTTCTGCGTAGCCAGATTCAGCCTCATTTCTTCTTTAATGTGTTGAATGACCTTTATGCCATGGCTTTAAAGCGTTCGGACAATACTCCGGAGATGATTATGAAGCTGTCCGACCTGATGCGGTATGTGCTGCACGAGTCTACAGCAGAAAGTGTTCCGGTAGAAAAAGAGATAAACTATATTCGTAATTACATCGATCTGGAACGGCTTCGTTACGGTAATCGCTTCTCTGTCGATTTTCAGGTGAAAGGAGATGTTGCCGGTTCTAGTATTGCACCATTGTTGCTTCTTCCGTTTGTGGAGAATGCCTTTAAGCACTCTTCAACCAACCAGATAAACGGAGTTGTGATTCTTATAGAACTGATGATTTGCAATGGCGAATTACAGTTCGAAGTATCCAATACCTATGATCCTGAGTGTAAAAATCCGGATAATGTATCGTCGGGCATTGGTATAAAGAATGTGTGTCACCGTTTGGATATTTTATATCCCGAAAGATATACATTTGAGACCAAAACAGTAGAGCAACATTATATAAGTACCTTGAAAATAAAATTATAGCTATGAATCCGATACGTTGTTTACTGGTTGATGATGAAGAGTTGGCACTTGATGTACTTGAGATATACCTTGATCGTCTGGAAGGTTTCGAGGTTACAGGACGTTGTACGAATGCTCTTGAGGCAAGCAGTTTCCTGAATGAAAACCCAGTTGATCTGGTATTTTTGGATATCCAGATGCCTAAACTCAATGGCATGGAGTGGATAAAGAGTTTGCCTACTCCACCCAAAGTTATTTTTTGTACAGCCTTTAGCAACTTTGCCTTGGAGAGCTATGAGGTTAATGCCATTGATTATTTGCTAAAGCCGGTATCATTCGAACGGTTTGAGAAGGCGGTTGCTAAAGCTGCTGATATAATTCACAAGGAACAACGCCTGGCAGACTTAAAGGAAGATGAGTTTATCTCCATTAAATCGGAACGCAGGTTTTATAAAATTCCCATCAACAGTATTTTATACATTCATAGTCTTAGCAACTATTATCAGGTAGTAACACCCGAAAAGAAGATTATTGTATATGGTAGTCTTTCTGCGCTGGAGAATAAACTATCTGCCAACCAGTTTATTCGCATTCATAGATCTTATTTGGTTGCTATAAACAAAATAGAAGCAATATCAAGCACATTTATTCTTCTTGAAGGGAAAAAAATACCAGTTGGAAGGAAATACCGGGATAGTGTTGAGGCTCTTATTGATAGGAAAAATCCTGCGTAAACGGCATATTGCTATGCGCGTTTACTGCAGGATTTGCAAGTTTAGTAGTTATGTCTAGTGTAATGTTAGTTTAGCTGTTATGTCTGGTGTAACTATTTAATTTCTTAGTGAGAAGTAGCTAAAAGAATCAGAGAAGCAACTCCCAGGATTGTACCTACTGTCTTGGCATCACTGTTTCTGTGGTGGTGTCTGCGTTCATTGCATCTGTCATCTCTGTCTCTGCGATCTCTGTCTCTATAATCCCTGTCTCTGTATTCACGACCTTCGTAGCGATCGTCATTATCGTAGTAGTCGCGGTTATCGCGATTGTTGTACTCGTTGTACTCTACGTAAACTTTCTTGTTATGTCCGCGACCGTTATTTCTGTAATTCCCGTATGCTTCAATACTTATTTCTTTGCAATTACCATTGTTATGTTTGCCCTTATTTGAAGCCATGCTTACTGAACTCATTGTAACCATCATGATGGCAACCAATGTTAATATAATCTTTTTCATAACAACAAGTTTTTAATTGTTAATACCTTTGTTTCTTTGTTATGCATCAAAAGTAGGGTGAGAATATTCCCCCATCCAGCAATATTCCCCATTCTTTGATAGGGATTTCCCTAAAAGAATAAAAAGATAGCAATAATCAACTTTATAGGAGCCTTTTTTATATAAAAATGAGTGCTTAATATGGGAAATCTGTTGATGGAAAGTAGATGCAGAAAAGCTGGTGAATCATTTAAATCCATTGGTCAATGGATTTTTTTTATTGGTGAATAAAGTTGAAACCATTGCTCAATAAAACAGCAGAGGATAATCAAAAAGAAAATGAAGTCGTTGAGAGGTGAATATAGATAAAATGTATAGTCATTTCTGTTAAACAGACTTGAGATTTCATCCAAAGACTCAAGTCTTTTTCTTTATAAAATAAGTGAGAGAGTTTTAAACCCTCACTCCCTCACTTTTTTCACTTAATATGCTAAACAATAACTAATTGCGGGGGTGATGGATCGGTTTTTAACCATCACCGAACCCTCACCAAATGGCTGAACCCTCACCTTTTTAAGCACAATCAGTAGATTTCGGGCTTAATTTGTCTTGAGTAACAATCTCACGTTGAAATTGATTCTTTTTGGATAAAAACGACTTTAAAAAGTGAGGGATGGCCCCAAAAAAGTAAGGGATATTATTACAAATGAGATCTTAGCAGACAAAAAGACTGGGGTTGCTCAAAGAAGAAGCAACCCCAGTCTTATAATGTTAAGGAAACCCCTTATTTATTCTTTTTGCTCTTGTCCGGGAAAGCCGGGATAGCAGGAATATCCTTTCTTTCTGTCTTCAGCTTATCTAAAGCAACCTCAATTGCTTTGTTCAACTGTTGGTCTTCGCCCATATATTCCTTGTAAGCATCGTTTTCCAGTTCAATGTTTGGTTCCACACCTCTACCTTCAATAATGAAGCCGCTACCATCGGCAGCAAAAGGAGCGTAAGATGGAGTAACAATAGAACCGCCATCCACAACAGGAACTGTGCCACTGTAACCAACTACACCTCCCCAGGTTCGTTTACCAATTACGGTGCCAAGGTTATTGAACTTGAAACGGTAAGGGAAGAGGTCGCCGTCAGATGCTGAATATTCATTGATGAGCAATACCTTTGGTCCCATAAATGTTCCAACCGGATTCACTGAACCTTCCTTCTGATTGGTATGCATTGTGAAGAAAGTAGGGGTACGCATCAGTCTTTCTATAATCATAGGAGATACATTTCCACCACCGTTACCACGATCGTCAATGATCAGTGCTTTCTTCATCAGTTGAGGATAGTAATGTTTCACAAACTCATTCAGTCCTTCAACACCCATATCTGGAATATGTATATAGCCAACTTCACCATTGGTAGCTTCGTTCACCTTGCGTGTGTTGTTCTCTACCCAGTTATAGTAATTAAGTTTAGAAACATCACTCAGTGGAGTAACCAACACTTTGCGTGCTCCTTTTTCGGAAGCAACAGTGTTTACGGTTAATTCTACAGTCTTTCCTGCTTGACCAATCAATAGTTCCTGTGGGTTTTCTACTTCATTGAGCAGTTTACCGTTGATAGCGATAACGTATTCGCCCTTCTTCATATCTACTCCCGGCATGGTTAGCGGATTGCGGGTAGATTTGTCCCAGTTGGCACCCTCGGTAACAGAGGCTACCTGGAAGAATCCGGAAGCATCTTTAGTGAGGCTGGCTCCAAGAAGTCCCATAGATATACGGGTAGGAGTAGGATGCTCGCCATTCTGAGAATAAGCATGACCTATGCTCAGCTCGCCAATCATTTCACCTAAAATGTAAGTCAGGTCGGTACGATGATTTACGTATGGAATAAGAACCTTGTATTTATTGTAAACCTCATTCCAGTCTACACCATGCATATTCTTTGCATAGAAGAAATCGCGCATCTGTCTCCAGCTTTCATTATATATCTGCATCCATTCCTGATGATAGTCAACCAGTTTCTTCATGTCTCCCAGACTGATAGGTTCGCTGATACTCACAGCAGATGTAGGAACATCGATAACCTGCATCTTCTGGTCTTTGATAGCCAAAGCTTTCTTGTATCCGCTGCCGAAGATAATATATGCACCTAAATCTGTTTCGCTCTTCTTTTCAAGGTCATACATCACAATACTTCCCCCGCGTTGGTAGTAAGCCTTTTGCCCTACCATGTGCAGGTATCTGTAATTACCAGCCTGAGTAGGAAGTTCCACTACGCGACTTTCGATATTATCAAAGTTGTATACCAAAGATTCTTCCTTTACAGGAGCTTTCTTTTTCCCTTTGCTATCTTTTGCAGGAGCAGTTTCTTTAGGCGCCGCAGTAGGATTAACCATATCATTAACCGGAGCGAATGGTATTTTAGCATCCTTGGTTAAAGGAAGAATGTAAACTTTACCCATATTGTTGTATGCATGGTTCCATTCTGTCTGACTGTAGGTTGGGTTAAATGTACGTGCCGATGTAAAGATAAGGTATTTGCCATCCGAACTGAAATTAGGAGAGTCGGAATCATACCATCCGTCTGTAATAAGGTGCTTTGCTCCAGTAGCCACTTCGTAAACAATGATATTACTCATTGTCTTTTCCGGACGGGTATAGGTAATGAAACGACTGTCGGGCGACCAGTTGAAGTCGTTGAATATAGACAATCCCGATTCCTCAACCAGTGTTGTTTTTCCGGTAGCTAAATCGGTAATGTTGAGTGTATTCTTCTTATCGCTCCAAAGAATCTTTTTAGAATCAGGCGACCATGAATAGTCAATAATATAAGTCTTGATATCTTTGGTTGCCACACTTTCTTCTCCTGTTACGGCATTACGCACATAGATGCGGAACTCTCCGTCCTTGTCTGATATGTAAGAAATGTATTTGCCGTCGGGCGACCAAAGTCCATTCTGGTCGTTAGCATCCGATGAGTTAGTCAGATTGTAGGTAATACCCTCTTTCCCAGGAAGCGAGAAGATATCTCCACGACCGGTAAGAATAACCCGTTCTCCATTTGGAGAGATGGCGTAAGAAGAGATCTGTGTACTTACATCCTTCCATTCCGGACGAGAATATTCCTGATCGTTATTGATGTTGACTGTTACCTTGCTGGCTGTTTTGCTCTTAGTGTCGAACAAGTAGATGTAACCGCCATATTCGTAAACAATCTGGTCTCCACCAATGCTAGGGAACTTAACATCATAATCCTTATAGAAAGTAAGTTGTTTGGTTTGCTGGGTAGAAATCTGATAAACATAAAGATTCATCACATCATCACGGTCGGAAGTGAAGTAAATCTCATCTCCGTTCTGGCCCCACATAGGGAAAATATCCTGACGTACATTGTTAGTGATCTTCTTTGATTCCTTGGTCTTGAAATCGAAGATACGGATATCATCGGCCATACCTCCCTGATAACGTTTCCAGGTACGGAATTCACGGAACACATAGTTGTATGCCAGTTGTTTTCCGTCCGGTGAATAAGTTGAGAATCCACCGTTTTTCAAAGGAATCTCTGTAGGAATACCACCGTTGGCCGGAATGGTAAGCAGCTGTCCGGTAAAGTCATTGAATGTATTCTGACGAGAACGGAACAAAATGCTCTTTCCGTCTCGGGTCCAGTCCAGTACAATATTATTTGGTCCCATGCGGTCGCCAAGATCGTCACGACCCAGAGTGGCGGTATATGTCAGTCGTTTAGGTTCTCCGCCTTCAGCAGGCATAATAAACACTTCCGTATTTCCGTCATACTGTCCGGTGAACGCAATCTGTTTGCCGTCCGGAGAGAAGTGAGGAAACATCTCATAACCAATGTTCGAGGTAAGCTTACGCGCTGTTCCTCCTGTTTTGTTCACAGAGTAAAGGTCGCCTGCATACGAGAAAACAACCTTATCGCCATGAATGTTGGGAAATCTCAGCAGTCGGCCTTCGTCAGCACTTACAGTCAATGCTGCGGAAAGGGCCAGAGCACCAAAGAATAATCTTTTTATCATAACTCTATTATTAATAATGTTTGTTCAATAACTTAAAATACAGAAATACAAATATATACAAATTTAACGTATTAATATTCTGTAATTGTAATAAAACATTAAACTAAAATTGATTCACTTACTATATTTATAACTTTTGAAGAATAAAACATTACTTTTGCACTGTTTTTGGAATAAAATCAATCAAAATGCAATCAATTATTCGTTTGGAGGGAGGAGTGGCCCGCAATGAGATGTACCGCTTTACCCATCCTCTGACTATGAGTCTGGAAGCCGGAGAACATCTGGCAATCGTTGGTCCCAATGCGAGTGGGAAGAGTTTACTGGTAGATACATTTACAGGAAAATTTCCTCTGAAAGAAGGTAAACTGGAATACGATTTCTCTCCTTCAGTCAGTAATCTGGCTTATGAAAATATAAAATATATTGCCTTTCGTGATACGTATGGTGCGGCCGATGCTAACTACTACTATCAACAGAGATGGAATGCCCACGATCAGGATGATGCTCCGATTGTAAAAGATAGTCTGGGTGAGATAACAGATACGCAACTGCGTGATGAACTGTTTGAGCTGTTTGCCATTGAACCAATGCTTGATAAGAAACTGATTCTGCTTTCCAGTGGTGAGCTTCGGAAGTTTCAGCTGACAAAGACTTTACTCACTAATCCAAGGGTGCTGGTAATGGATAATCCGTTTATCGGACTCGATGCAAAGACTCGCGATTTATTGCATGATGTTTTGCAGAGACTGACTTCTAAATCTTCCCTGCAGATTATTCTGGTACTCTCCATGCTCGACGATATTCCCGATTTCATTACTCATGTATTGCCGGTTAAGGCTCGTACTTGTGGTAAGAAAATAACCCGTGAAGAATATCAGGCAAGTTATGTGCCTAATACAGCCACAGTATTGTCTGACGAAAAGAAACAAGGCATTATTGACCTGGAATATGGTGATAATCTGTTTGATTCCGAAGAGGTGGTAAAGTTAAATAAGGTTTCCATTCGTTATGGCGACCGTACCATCTTGAAAGAACTCGATTGGCAGATTCTCCGCGGACAGAATGGGCACTCTCCGGTGAAAACGGAGCAGGGAAATCAACATTGTTAAGTCTGGTATGTGCAGACAATCCACAATCTTACGCTTGTGACATCAGCCTTTTCGGTCGGAAACGAGGATCGGGTGAAAGTATCTGGGAAATAAAGAAACATATCGGATATGTATCTCCCGAGATGCATCGTGCCTACTTGAAGAATTTACCCACTATAGATATTGTAGCTTCCGGATTGCACGACTCAATTGGACTGTACAAGAAACCACGCCCCGATCAGATGTCAATCTGTGAATGGTGGATGGATATCTTTGGCATTCTGGATATCAAAGATCGTCCGTTCCTGCAAATATCATCCGGTGAACAACGTCTGGTTCTTCTGGCACGTGCCTTTGTGAAAGACCCTGAACTGCTGATCCTCGATGAACCTCTCCACGGACTTGATACAACTAACCGAAGAAAAGTAAAGGCCATTGTTGAGGCTTTCTGTGAGCGAAAGGATAAAACGATTATTTACGTAACTCACTACGAAAAGGAATTGCCAAAGTCCATTTCTGACAGACTTATGCTGAAAAGAAATAAGTAATATAGAACAGAAAGAACAAGATACGAGAAAGGGGTTGACCGAAAAAATCGGAGCAACCCCTTACTTATGCTTTTTTCTTTAAATCCGACATAGAAATATTACTTTAGATG is part of the uncultured Bacteroides sp. genome and encodes:
- a CDS encoding S41 family peptidase, translating into MIKRLFFGALALSAALTVSADEGRLLRFPNIHGDKVVFSYAGDLYSVNKTGGTARKLTSNIGYEMFPHFSPDGKQIAFTGQYDGNTEVFIMPAEGGEPKRLTYTATLGRDDLGDRMGPNNIVLDWTRDGKSILFRSRQNTFNDFTGQLLTIPANGGIPTEIPLKNGGFSTYSPDGKQLAYNYVFREFRTWKRYQGGMADDIRIFDFKTKESKKITNNVRQDIFPMWGQNGDEIYFTSDRDDVMNLYVYQISTQQTKQLTFYKDYDVKFPSIGGDQIVYEYGGYIYLFDTKSKTASKVTVNINNDQEYSRPEWKDVSTQISSYAISPNGERVILTGRGDIFSLPGKEGITYNLTNSSDANDQNGLWSPDGKYISYISDKDGEFRIYVRNAVTGEESVATKDIKTYIIDYSWSPDSKKILWSDKKNTLNITDLATGKTTLVEESGLSIFNDFNWSPDSRFITYTRPEKTMSNIIVYEVATGAKHLITDGWYDSDSPNFSSDGKYLIFTSARTFNPTYSQTEWNHAYNNMGKVYILPLTKDAKIPFAPVNDMVNPTAAPKETAPAKDSKGKKKAPVKEESLVYNFDNIESRVVELPTQAGNYRYLHMVGQKAYYQRGGSIVMYDLEKKSETDLGAYIIFGSGYKKALAIKDQKMQVIDVPTSAVSISEPISLGDMKKLVDYHQEWMQIYNESWRQMRDFFYAKNMHGVDWNEVYNKYKVLIPYVNHRTDLTYILGEMIGELSIGHAYSQNGEHPTPTRISMGLLGASLTKDASGFFQVASVTEGANWDKSTRNPLTMPGVDMKKGEYVIAINGKLLNEVENPQELLIGQAGKTVELTVNTVASEKGARKVLVTPLSDVSKLNYYNWVENNTRKVNEATNGEVGYIHIPDMGVEGLNEFVKHYYPQLMKKALIIDDRGNGGGNVSPMIIERLMRTPTFFTMHTNQKEGSVNPVGTFMGPKVLLINEYSASDGDLFPYRFKFNNLGTVIGKRTWGGVVGYSGTVPVVDGGSIVTPSYAPFAADGSGFIIEGRGVEPNIELENDAYKEYMGEDQQLNKAIEVALDKLKTERKDIPAIPAFPDKSKKNK